The following are from one region of the Methanoculleus caldifontis genome:
- a CDS encoding TIGR03885 family FMN-dependent LLM class oxidoreductase — protein sequence MAEPEVTIGYHASHEQFPPSSLLHLAQRAENAGFRSMLSSDHFNPWTPAQGESGFSWSWLGAAMQATSLSAGVVCAPVQRYHPAIAAQAAATLAEMFPGRFFVAVGSGQLLNEGITGDAWPPKEERNERLLEAATIMRRLWAGETVTTTGMIRTVEAHLHTRPAEPPNLIGAALSPETAEWLGGWADGLITTARPEKQLREMVEAFRRGGGAGKPLYLKVDLSYARSHEEAVQGAHDQWRANILSGPVLENLRTPEELDAAAEFITAEEVASELRTSADLSEHIEWLTTDIELGFTRLYLHNVNREQETFIGDFGREVLPALARLAPLPAA from the coding sequence ATGGCAGAACCAGAGGTGACGATAGGCTACCACGCATCACACGAGCAGTTTCCCCCGAGCTCGCTGCTGCACCTCGCACAGCGCGCTGAGAACGCCGGGTTCCGGAGCATGCTCTCATCGGATCACTTCAACCCCTGGACCCCTGCCCAGGGGGAGAGCGGGTTCTCCTGGTCGTGGCTCGGTGCGGCGATGCAGGCGACCTCGCTCTCCGCGGGCGTCGTCTGCGCGCCTGTGCAGCGTTACCACCCGGCCATCGCCGCACAGGCGGCAGCAACCCTTGCGGAGATGTTCCCCGGCAGGTTCTTCGTCGCCGTCGGGAGCGGCCAGCTCCTCAACGAGGGGATCACGGGCGACGCCTGGCCCCCCAAAGAGGAGCGGAACGAGCGGCTGCTCGAGGCCGCGACGATCATGCGCAGGCTCTGGGCGGGCGAGACCGTGACCACCACGGGCATGATCCGCACCGTCGAGGCGCACCTCCATACCCGCCCTGCCGAACCGCCGAACCTGATAGGCGCCGCCCTCTCCCCCGAAACGGCCGAATGGCTGGGAGGATGGGCGGACGGCCTCATCACCACAGCGAGGCCGGAGAAGCAACTCAGAGAGATGGTGGAGGCGTTCCGCCGCGGCGGCGGGGCGGGGAAACCGCTCTACCTCAAGGTCGACCTCTCCTACGCCCGGAGCCACGAAGAAGCCGTGCAGGGGGCGCACGACCAGTGGCGGGCGAATATCCTCTCAGGACCGGTGCTCGAGAACCTCCGGACGCCCGAAGAGCTCGACGCGGCCGCGGAGTTCATCACCGCAGAAGAGGTCGCGAGCGAGTTACGGACCTCAGCGGACCTCAGCGAACACATCGAATGGTTAACGACCGACATCGAGCTCGGCTTCACCCGGCTCTACCTCCATAACGTCAACCGCGAGCAGGAGACCTTCATCGGCGATTTCGGTAGAGAGGTGCTGCCGGCCCTGGCCCGCCTGGCCCCTCTTCCGGCGGCGTGA
- a CDS encoding 2-hydroxyacid dehydrogenase, translated as MKIVVADPIFLTEAYRRRLDHLGEVDVYDTYPADDAGFRDRIRDAEVVVVGRYGMRADAFAAAPHLRMVAVWQTGYDHVDLEAATRAGVVVSNVPAYAFEAVAEFVFAYALALLRRVHVADARLRGGGFDWREYCGRQLMGMTIGVIGTGDIGTRVVQIAHGFGMRVLSTTAHPSPERARRLGLEFVDLKTLLAESDILTLHVPLTPSTERMIGARELALMKPGAILINTSRGRVIDEGALVEALAARRLAGAGLDVFEHEPLPQESPLRQLDNVLLSPHIAFLTEESMDECTFTTIQNIEHFAAGRPENVVNPGVLERGAAPRLQQP; from the coding sequence ATGAAGATCGTCGTCGCAGACCCGATCTTCCTGACGGAGGCTTACCGCCGCCGGCTCGATCACCTCGGCGAGGTCGACGTGTACGACACCTACCCGGCCGACGACGCCGGGTTCCGGGACCGGATACGCGACGCGGAGGTCGTGGTCGTCGGCCGATACGGGATGCGTGCCGACGCCTTCGCCGCGGCCCCGCACCTCCGGATGGTCGCGGTCTGGCAGACCGGATACGACCACGTGGACCTCGAAGCGGCAACCCGGGCGGGGGTCGTCGTCTCGAACGTCCCTGCCTACGCCTTTGAGGCCGTGGCCGAGTTCGTCTTCGCCTACGCCCTCGCCCTGCTGCGGCGGGTCCACGTCGCCGATGCCCGGCTCCGGGGCGGCGGGTTTGACTGGCGGGAGTACTGCGGCCGCCAGCTGATGGGCATGACCATCGGCGTCATCGGCACGGGCGACATCGGGACGCGTGTCGTCCAGATTGCCCACGGGTTCGGCATGCGGGTCCTCTCGACCACGGCACACCCCAGTCCCGAACGGGCCCGGCGGCTCGGCCTCGAGTTCGTTGACTTAAAAACGCTGCTCGCCGAGTCGGACATCCTCACGCTTCACGTCCCCCTGACCCCGTCGACCGAACGGATGATCGGGGCGCGGGAACTGGCCCTGATGAAGCCCGGCGCCATCCTGATCAACACCTCCCGCGGCCGGGTGATCGATGAGGGGGCGCTCGTCGAGGCGCTCGCTGCGCGGCGTCTCGCCGGGGCAGGCCTCGACGTCTTCGAGCACGAGCCGCTCCCTCAGGAGAGCCCGCTCCGGCAGCTCGACAACGTGCTGCTCTCGCCGCACATCGCGTTCCTGACCGAGGAGTCGATGGACGAGTGCACGTTCACCACCATACAGAATATCGAGCACTTCGCGGCCGGCCGACCGGAGAACGTGGTGAACCCCGGGGTGCTCGAGAGGGGCGCGGCTCCGCGGCTGCAACAACCCTGA
- a CDS encoding GNAT family N-acetyltransferase: MICDYFGSRMIQNWDKIPGGYITTINSVALDDVLRVYYDVLQIHHEFCDIASDGSFDRYSRIFSQVFYVAKLDAGVVGYSVYCVKPMLTLCGIRKTAVLYSMAVDREHRGQGIGEQLLIISVREMQLNGINKIVLYVGKENIPAQLLYTKLGFVVTGELAGASDGGEPYYRMVLRLPAIPA, encoded by the coding sequence ATGATCTGCGATTACTTCGGAAGCAGGATGATCCAGAACTGGGATAAAATTCCCGGAGGTTACATCACCACGATCAACTCGGTTGCACTCGACGATGTCCTCCGGGTCTATTACGATGTCCTCCAGATCCATCACGAGTTCTGCGACATTGCCTCGGACGGATCATTTGATCGCTATTCCAGGATCTTCAGCCAGGTCTTCTACGTTGCGAAGTTAGACGCAGGGGTCGTCGGATACTCTGTCTACTGCGTTAAGCCCATGCTGACCCTCTGCGGCATCAGGAAAACTGCCGTGCTCTACTCGATGGCAGTTGATAGGGAGCACCGGGGACAGGGTATCGGGGAGCAGTTACTCATTATCAGCGTCCGGGAGATGCAGTTGAACGGCATCAACAAGATAGTCCTGTATGTCGGCAAAGAGAACATCCCCGCCCAGTTGCTCTACACGAAACTCGGATTCGTTGTGACGGGCGAGCTCGCAGGTGCCAGCGACGGGGGGGAGCCGTACTACAGAATGGTGCTGCGACTGCCGGCTATCCCTGCCTGA
- a CDS encoding YHS domain-containing protein, with amino-acid sequence MVELCPVCLMPVEDEYPLYRARYKGKEYVFHTSRCKEKFLEDPEKYLAEGGPAGEEHCGVPEQK; translated from the coding sequence ATGGTGGAACTGTGCCCGGTATGCCTGATGCCCGTAGAGGATGAGTATCCCCTGTATAGAGCCCGGTACAAAGGGAAGGAGTATGTCTTCCACACCTCTCGCTGTAAGGAGAAGTTCCTCGAAGATCCGGAGAAGTATCTCGCGGAAGGAGGCCCGGCCGGGGAAGAACACTGCGGCGTGCCGGAACAGAAGTAA
- a CDS encoding YHS domain-containing protein, which translates to MTVRDPVCGMELEEREVRFTSEYRGRTYSFCSLACKKKFDANPEIYLRGSGG; encoded by the coding sequence ATGACGGTGCGAGATCCGGTCTGCGGCATGGAGCTCGAGGAGCGGGAGGTCAGGTTCACGAGCGAGTACCGGGGCAGGACCTACTCGTTCTGCAGCCTCGCCTGCAAGAAGAAGTTCGATGCGAACCCCGAGATCTACCTGCGGGGGAGCGGCGGGTGA
- a CDS encoding Nramp family divalent metal transporter: MADEDRSIVPPAPRGRELLAWIGPAIIWMISAIATGELLFTPRIASLYGYTVLWTLILAIFLKALLAREIGRYAVVTGGSLLQGIKNLPGPKNWGVWIIILPQLFVAVTTITGMAGAASSAIILALPGGFTAWAVIFLLISLTLVFFGKYRGVEYASIVMAIIIIVALVITAAFVFPGTEPLAAGLVPALPADVDFAELLPWIGFMMSGAAGLIWYSYWLTARGYGAAYHTVHRREGEVAVIEEESLPDIAHLSPTETGRMRDWIRIMTFSTTVAASIVLILLIALLILGTELLRPQGLLPEGPEVTAVLSVLLGDVWGPPGAWLMILAAFFAFWSTIVANLDGWTRMLGQGSIFIARQVRAAGRWVSMRFYRYVYLLGLMGVLPLILIVVWPEPVTFLGMAGIVEAIHIPVVAFATLYLNRKTLPRELRPSLSITVLTFAVGVFFAAFSVYYIAIEIFGLA, encoded by the coding sequence ATGGCAGACGAAGACCGGAGCATCGTCCCCCCGGCCCCCCGCGGCCGCGAACTTCTCGCGTGGATAGGGCCCGCGATCATCTGGATGATCTCGGCCATCGCGACCGGGGAACTCCTCTTCACCCCGCGGATCGCCTCGCTCTACGGCTACACCGTCCTCTGGACGCTCATCCTCGCGATATTCCTCAAGGCGCTCCTCGCCCGTGAGATCGGGCGGTATGCGGTCGTGACGGGAGGGTCGCTCCTCCAGGGGATCAAGAACCTCCCCGGACCGAAGAACTGGGGGGTCTGGATCATCATCCTCCCGCAACTCTTCGTCGCGGTCACCACCATCACCGGCATGGCGGGGGCTGCGAGTTCCGCGATCATCCTCGCACTTCCCGGCGGGTTCACGGCCTGGGCGGTCATATTCCTGCTGATCTCGCTGACTCTGGTCTTCTTCGGGAAGTACAGAGGTGTAGAGTACGCCTCGATCGTGATGGCCATCATCATCATCGTCGCCCTGGTCATCACCGCGGCCTTCGTCTTCCCCGGCACCGAACCGCTCGCCGCCGGCCTGGTCCCGGCCCTCCCCGCCGACGTCGACTTCGCCGAACTCCTCCCCTGGATCGGGTTCATGATGTCGGGGGCCGCCGGCCTGATCTGGTACTCCTACTGGCTCACGGCCCGGGGTTACGGGGCCGCCTACCACACCGTCCACCGGCGCGAAGGAGAGGTGGCGGTCATCGAGGAGGAGAGCCTGCCGGATATCGCCCACCTCTCTCCGACCGAGACCGGGCGGATGCGCGACTGGATCCGGATCATGACCTTCTCGACGACGGTCGCGGCAAGCATCGTCCTCATCCTGCTCATCGCGCTCCTCATCCTGGGCACCGAACTCCTCCGGCCGCAGGGCCTCCTCCCAGAGGGCCCGGAGGTGACCGCGGTCCTCTCGGTCCTCCTCGGCGACGTCTGGGGACCGCCGGGCGCGTGGCTGATGATCCTTGCCGCATTCTTCGCCTTCTGGAGCACCATCGTCGCGAACCTCGACGGCTGGACCAGGATGCTCGGCCAGGGGTCGATCTTCATCGCCCGCCAGGTGAGGGCGGCCGGGCGCTGGGTCTCGATGCGGTTCTACCGCTACGTCTACCTGCTCGGCCTGATGGGAGTCCTGCCGCTCATCCTCATCGTCGTCTGGCCCGAGCCCGTCACCTTCCTCGGCATGGCGGGGATCGTCGAGGCGATCCACATCCCGGTGGTCGCGTTCGCGACGCTCTACCTGAACCGGAAGACGCTGCCCCGCGAGCTCCGGCCGTCCCTCTCCATCACCGTCCTGACCTTTGCCGTGGGCGTATTCTTTGCAGCCTTCTCGGTCTACTACATCGCCATCGAGATTTTCGGCCTGGCATGA
- a CDS encoding 30S ribosomal protein S6e has translation MVDFKIILSDPETGRSYKIDAADPAARALIGKRIGDEVDGSIFGLAGYTIKLTGGTDKTGIPARRDLPGPARRRLLLSEGVGFHPVMDGERRRKSVRGSEISADFVQINAAVKQSGAKPLSEYFGQPEAAAE, from the coding sequence ATGGTGGATTTCAAAATCATCCTCTCAGACCCGGAGACCGGGCGTTCATACAAGATCGATGCAGCCGATCCGGCCGCCAGAGCGCTCATTGGCAAGCGCATCGGCGACGAGGTCGACGGGAGCATCTTCGGCCTTGCGGGCTACACGATCAAACTCACCGGCGGTACGGACAAGACCGGTATCCCGGCACGCCGCGACCTCCCCGGACCGGCAAGGAGGAGGCTCCTCCTCTCCGAGGGCGTCGGGTTCCACCCGGTCATGGACGGGGAACGCCGCAGAAAGTCGGTGCGGGGCAGCGAGATCAGCGCCGATTTCGTCCAGATCAACGCCGCCGTGAAGCAGAGCGGTGCAAAACCCTTATCTGAATACTTCGGACAGCCCGAGGCGGCTGCCGAATAA
- the glgP gene encoding alpha-glucan family phosphorylase: MRLTTVARRGNVVNALDPVWGIPIDTKKTPFRVEIRGRTYYFVDEQHMRRFLEGARVAYFSMEIGLEEGIRTYSGGLGVLAGDTIKSGSDLKLPMVAVTLVNRMGYFRQVISETGDQLEYPDPWEPSAFMRELPDTVEVRIGERVVRVKTWIYDYQSPAGSLIPILFLDTDVNGNTPEDRLITSHLYGGDEIYRLKQAIVLGIGGVRMLKALNFTILKYHMNEGQSSLLALELLRRNDMDANKTRDRSVFTTHTPVAAAFFSFSYETARDLLGDEFDMEEIRVFAGEDRFNMTALALNLSTYVNGVARAHVESSTRLFPGYHIRAITNGVHPCTWTSQPFKELFDRYFTGWALEPDLLVRIDTVPHEEVRNAHMKAKAALLRYIAEKTGTDLEPDTLTLGFARRMTGYKRATLLFSDLDRLRKVLRRGPIQVVMAGKAHPRDEPGKGLIREIHAAGKTLKGDVDLVFLDDYGIDLAKLLTSGVDVWLNTPLPPYEASGTSGMKAAFNGVVNFSVLDGWWAEGWMEGNTGWAIGPAPDAIIGIEARRAMELDDLYNKLEYLIIPKFYHEKDSWATMMRNSIGKIASHFHTHRMMRRYASEAYL; encoded by the coding sequence ATGAGACTCACCACGGTCGCAAGGAGGGGAAACGTCGTGAACGCACTGGATCCGGTATGGGGCATACCCATCGATACAAAGAAGACCCCGTTCAGGGTCGAGATCAGAGGCCGCACCTATTACTTCGTCGACGAACAGCACATGCGCAGGTTCCTGGAAGGGGCGCGGGTCGCATACTTCTCCATGGAGATCGGACTGGAGGAGGGGATCCGGACCTACAGCGGAGGGCTCGGGGTTCTCGCCGGGGATACCATCAAATCGGGTTCGGACCTCAAACTTCCCATGGTGGCCGTCACCCTGGTGAACCGGATGGGGTACTTTCGGCAGGTGATATCGGAGACCGGAGACCAGCTCGAATACCCCGATCCCTGGGAACCGTCGGCGTTCATGCGGGAGCTCCCCGATACCGTGGAGGTGCGGATCGGGGAGAGAGTGGTCAGGGTGAAGACCTGGATCTACGACTACCAGAGCCCGGCAGGATCGCTCATCCCTATCCTCTTCCTGGACACCGACGTCAATGGGAACACCCCTGAAGACCGGCTGATCACGAGCCACCTCTACGGCGGCGACGAGATCTACAGGCTCAAACAGGCCATCGTCCTCGGCATCGGGGGCGTCCGGATGCTGAAAGCCCTGAACTTCACCATCCTGAAGTACCACATGAACGAAGGGCAGTCCAGCCTGCTCGCCCTGGAACTCCTCCGGCGAAACGACATGGACGCGAATAAGACACGGGACCGCTCTGTCTTCACCACCCACACGCCCGTGGCCGCCGCGTTCTTCTCGTTCTCTTACGAGACGGCCCGCGACCTCCTCGGCGACGAGTTCGATATGGAGGAGATCCGGGTCTTCGCCGGGGAGGACCGGTTCAACATGACCGCGCTCGCGCTCAACCTGAGCACCTACGTGAACGGGGTGGCCCGCGCCCACGTGGAGTCCTCCACGAGACTCTTCCCCGGCTACCATATCCGGGCGATAACCAACGGCGTCCACCCCTGCACCTGGACCTCGCAGCCGTTCAAGGAACTCTTCGACAGGTATTTCACAGGATGGGCGCTCGAACCGGACCTCCTGGTGCGGATCGACACCGTCCCCCACGAAGAGGTCCGCAACGCCCATATGAAGGCAAAGGCCGCCCTGCTCCGGTATATCGCCGAGAAGACCGGCACCGACCTGGAGCCCGATACCCTGACCCTCGGGTTTGCCCGGAGGATGACCGGGTACAAGAGAGCCACGCTCCTCTTCTCCGATCTCGACAGGCTCAGGAAGGTTCTCCGGAGAGGGCCGATCCAGGTCGTGATGGCCGGGAAAGCTCATCCCCGGGACGAACCGGGAAAGGGCCTGATCCGGGAGATCCATGCCGCCGGGAAGACGCTGAAAGGCGACGTCGATCTCGTCTTCCTCGATGACTACGGGATCGATCTCGCGAAACTGCTCACCTCGGGCGTCGATGTCTGGCTCAACACCCCGCTCCCCCCGTATGAGGCGAGCGGCACGAGCGGGATGAAGGCGGCGTTCAACGGCGTGGTCAATTTCAGCGTCCTCGATGGCTGGTGGGCGGAGGGATGGATGGAGGGAAACACCGGGTGGGCGATCGGGCCGGCTCCTGATGCAATCATCGGCATCGAGGCCCGCAGAGCCATGGAACTCGACGACCTCTACAACAAACTCGAGTATCTCATCATCCCGAAGTTCTACCACGAGAAGGACAGCTGGGCGACGATGATGCGAAACTCCATCGGGAAGATCGCCTCCCACTTCCACACGCACCGCATGATGCGGAGGTATGCGTCGGAGGCGTACCTTTAG
- a CDS encoding SulP family inorganic anion transporter, whose protein sequence is MANCVAGFFGGMAGCAVIGQSVINVRSGGTGRLSSLVAGLFLIFLIIALGDIVAQIPMAALVGVMIVVAIGTFEWHSIRDLRKIPAGDAAVMLLTIAIVVYTHDLAKGVIAGVILAALIFGWKLSVISAPGSIRPDGVKVYTVKGQLFFGTMTSFIGLFDYAGDPERVRIDFSHSHIWDQSAVEAIARVVHKYQQQGKSVYVIGLNPESQETLDKGFS, encoded by the coding sequence ATTGCGAACTGCGTCGCCGGGTTCTTCGGCGGGATGGCCGGCTGCGCGGTGATCGGCCAGTCGGTCATCAACGTCAGATCCGGCGGCACCGGCAGGCTCTCGAGTCTCGTCGCCGGCCTCTTCCTGATCTTCCTCATCATCGCGCTCGGTGACATCGTTGCGCAGATCCCGATGGCCGCTCTCGTCGGCGTCATGATCGTCGTCGCGATCGGGACCTTCGAGTGGCACTCGATCCGCGACCTCAGGAAGATCCCGGCAGGCGACGCGGCGGTCATGCTTCTCACGATCGCGATCGTGGTCTACACCCACGATCTCGCAAAAGGAGTCATCGCCGGGGTCATCCTCGCGGCCCTGATATTCGGGTGGAAACTCTCGGTCATCTCGGCGCCGGGCAGCATCCGGCCGGACGGGGTCAAGGTCTACACGGTGAAAGGCCAGCTCTTCTTCGGCACGATGACCTCGTTCATCGGTCTCTTCGACTACGCCGGCGACCCGGAGCGGGTCCGGATCGACTTCTCGCACTCCCACATCTGGGACCAGTCGGCCGTCGAAGCGATCGCACGGGTCGTGCACAAGTACCAGCAGCAGGGCAAATCGGTCTATGTCATCGGCTTGAACCCGGAGAGCCAGGAGACGCTTGATAAGGGATTTTCGTAA
- a CDS encoding bacteriophage holin encodes MKLDLKAFALTGGLFWGLGVFILTWWLLLTRSTQGRGHVYGELIGRIYPGYRVSPKGSVIGLVWGFIDGFAAAGLFGLLYNHLVKMKQSRPARHH; translated from the coding sequence ATGAAACTCGATCTGAAAGCGTTCGCCCTCACGGGAGGGCTCTTCTGGGGACTGGGAGTCTTTATCCTGACCTGGTGGCTGCTTCTCACGCGGAGCACGCAGGGGAGGGGACACGTATACGGGGAACTTATCGGCCGGATATACCCCGGGTACCGCGTCAGCCCGAAAGGGAGCGTCATCGGCCTCGTATGGGGGTTCATCGACGGGTTCGCAGCCGCGGGCCTCTTCGGGCTGCTCTACAACCACCTCGTGAAGATGAAGCAATCCCGGCCGGCCCGGCACCATTGA
- the infB gene encoding translation initiation factor IF-2 produces the protein MAKQSSIRTPIVCVMGHVDHGKTSLLDRIRGSSVVSTEEGAITQHIGATLVPIDAITRMSGALSKVSVNIPGLLFIDTPGHHAFTTLRARGGALADMAIVVVDINEGFRPQTIEALQILRNYKTPFVIAANKVDRIHGWRVQQGQPFAKTFAQQNERVQGTLETKVYELVGKLSDLGFSSERFDRVSDFARNICIVPTSAITGEGLPDILMVLIGLAQRYMTENLKVSADGPGAGTVLEVKEERGLGMTLDLILYDGTLNVGDEVVVAGNDQIIETKVRSLLKPRPMKEILIEERFERVKSVTAAAGIKVAAPKLDGVIAGSPFRVVRGGNRDEIIEQVRHEVQDIQVTLSDIGVLIRADTIGALEALSKELEGHHVQVMRAAVGPVTRHDVIEAGTIRDPLYSAIVAFNTPVLPDAVDALADAAMSHVSIFEGGVIYQLLDDYIEWREEKKQELERQQFEKLIMPAKIRILPNCVFRQSNPAVVGVRILGGKLQSGVDLALPNGKKIGRIKQIQAKNETVQEAEAGKEVAISIEGPTVGRQINVDDDLYVDVPERHVKVIEREMINQLSSSVRETLEEFTMLRRREDPFWGK, from the coding sequence ATGGCAAAACAATCATCGATCAGGACCCCCATCGTCTGCGTGATGGGCCACGTAGACCACGGCAAGACGTCGCTCCTCGACAGGATTCGGGGATCGTCCGTGGTATCGACCGAGGAAGGCGCGATCACGCAGCATATCGGCGCCACGCTCGTTCCCATCGACGCGATCACCCGGATGAGCGGCGCGTTGAGCAAGGTCAGCGTCAACATCCCCGGCCTCCTCTTCATCGACACCCCCGGCCATCACGCCTTCACCACCCTCCGTGCGCGCGGCGGTGCGCTCGCCGACATGGCCATCGTCGTCGTCGACATCAACGAGGGCTTCCGCCCCCAGACGATCGAGGCCCTCCAGATCCTGCGCAACTACAAGACGCCGTTCGTGATTGCGGCAAACAAGGTCGACCGCATCCACGGCTGGCGCGTCCAGCAGGGCCAGCCGTTCGCGAAGACCTTTGCGCAGCAGAACGAGCGTGTCCAGGGCACGCTCGAGACGAAGGTCTACGAACTCGTCGGCAAACTCTCCGACCTCGGCTTCAGCTCCGAGCGGTTCGACCGGGTCTCGGACTTCGCGCGGAACATCTGTATCGTCCCCACGAGCGCCATCACCGGCGAGGGCCTCCCCGACATCCTCATGGTGCTGATCGGGCTTGCCCAGCGCTACATGACCGAGAACCTCAAAGTCAGCGCCGACGGTCCCGGTGCCGGCACCGTCCTTGAGGTGAAGGAGGAGCGGGGGCTCGGGATGACGCTCGACCTGATCCTCTACGACGGCACCCTCAATGTCGGGGACGAGGTTGTCGTGGCAGGGAACGATCAGATCATCGAGACGAAGGTCCGGTCCCTCCTGAAGCCCCGGCCGATGAAGGAGATCCTGATCGAGGAGCGGTTCGAGCGCGTCAAATCCGTCACCGCCGCCGCGGGTATCAAGGTCGCCGCCCCGAAACTCGACGGGGTCATCGCGGGCTCCCCCTTCCGGGTTGTCCGGGGCGGCAACCGCGACGAGATCATCGAGCAGGTCCGGCACGAGGTCCAAGATATCCAGGTGACCCTCTCCGATATAGGGGTCCTCATCCGGGCGGACACCATCGGCGCTCTCGAAGCCCTCTCAAAGGAACTCGAGGGCCACCATGTCCAGGTGATGCGGGCCGCCGTCGGGCCGGTCACCCGCCACGACGTCATCGAGGCGGGAACGATCCGCGACCCCCTCTACAGCGCGATCGTCGCCTTCAACACCCCTGTCCTGCCGGACGCGGTCGACGCCCTCGCGGACGCCGCGATGTCCCACGTCAGCATCTTTGAGGGCGGCGTCATCTACCAGCTCCTCGACGACTACATCGAGTGGCGCGAGGAGAAGAAGCAGGAACTCGAGCGGCAGCAGTTCGAGAAACTGATCATGCCGGCCAAGATCCGGATCCTCCCCAACTGCGTCTTCCGCCAGAGCAACCCGGCGGTGGTCGGCGTCCGGATCCTCGGCGGAAAACTCCAGAGCGGCGTCGACCTCGCCCTCCCGAACGGCAAGAAGATCGGCCGGATCAAACAGATCCAGGCCAAGAACGAGACGGTCCAGGAGGCGGAGGCGGGCAAAGAGGTCGCGATCTCGATCGAGGGCCCGACCGTCGGCCGCCAGATCAACGTCGACGACGACCTCTACGTCGACGTTCCCGAGCGGCACGTGAAGGTGATCGAGCGGGAGATGATCAACCAGTTGAGTTCGAGCGTGCGGGAGACACTCGAAGAGTTCACCATGCTCCGGCGCCGCGAGGACCCCTTCTGGGGGAAGTGA
- a CDS encoding TIGR03885 family FMN-dependent LLM class oxidoreductase, with amino-acid sequence MDRNGIGYYASHEQFGPGDLLGYVRAAEAAGFHSVLSSEHFHPWSERQGESGFAWSWLGAAMHATEMPFGIITAPGYRYNPAVVAHAAATLAVMFPGRFWVSIGSGELLNEGIIGERWPGRRERNDRLLEAATIMRDLWAGETVTRDGPVRVERARLYTRPPEPPLLLGAANACSTAEWVGGWADGLITLAKPLCRLAEIIDLFRRGGGEGKPIYLKLDVAYGRDDEEALRGAHDQWRNMMVGGGLITEVRTPREFDAMGEFVRDEDLREKILISADLDRHIERLQEFLDLGIDRIYLHNVTKDQTAFIEDFGREVLPAVGR; translated from the coding sequence ATGGACAGGAACGGGATCGGCTATTACGCTTCCCACGAGCAGTTCGGGCCGGGGGATCTGCTCGGATATGTGAGAGCGGCAGAGGCTGCGGGGTTCCACTCGGTGCTCTCCTCAGAGCACTTCCACCCCTGGAGCGAGCGGCAGGGGGAGAGCGGGTTTGCGTGGTCGTGGCTCGGTGCGGCGATGCACGCCACGGAGATGCCGTTCGGGATCATCACCGCCCCGGGCTACCGCTACAACCCGGCAGTCGTGGCGCACGCGGCCGCAACGCTCGCCGTGATGTTCCCCGGCCGGTTCTGGGTGAGCATCGGGAGCGGCGAACTCCTCAACGAGGGGATCATCGGCGAACGCTGGCCCGGCCGGAGAGAGCGCAACGATCGGCTGCTCGAGGCCGCGACGATTATGCGCGACCTCTGGGCGGGGGAGACCGTCACCCGCGACGGACCCGTCAGGGTCGAGAGAGCCCGGCTCTACACCCGCCCACCCGAGCCTCCGCTTCTCCTCGGGGCGGCGAACGCCTGCAGCACCGCGGAGTGGGTCGGCGGGTGGGCGGACGGCCTCATCACCCTGGCAAAACCGCTCTGCCGGCTCGCGGAGATCATCGACCTCTTCCGCAGGGGCGGGGGAGAGGGGAAACCGATCTACCTCAAACTGGACGTCGCCTACGGGCGTGACGACGAGGAGGCGCTCAGAGGGGCGCACGACCAGTGGCGGAACATGATGGTCGGCGGCGGCCTCATCACCGAGGTCAGGACGCCGCGGGAGTTCGACGCCATGGGGGAGTTCGTCAGGGACGAGGACCTCCGGGAGAAGATCCTGATCTCGGCGGACCTCGACCGGCACATCGAGCGGCTGCAGGAGTTCCTGGACCTCGGGATCGACCGGATCTACCTCCATAACGTGACGAAAGACCAGACTGCGTTCATCGAGGACTTCGGGCGCGAGGTCCTCCCCGCGGTCGGCAGGTGA